The following proteins are encoded in a genomic region of Galbibacter sp. BG1:
- a CDS encoding sulfatase: protein MKKIIGICLFLSFIKSYTQEEIVNREVVERPNVIFVLADDWSFPHASIYGDKVVKTPNFDRIAKNGLLFTNAYSAAPSCTPARAAILTGRYPHALNEGANLWGTLPNSFPNYTRILESAGYIVAFQEKGWAPGNYEVGGYKRNPSGTEIENFEHFIENTPKDKPFCLWYGTRDPHRPYTQGFGVEAGLSMDKVELPSFWPQDSVIKSDVLDYYYEVQRLDYDLGRILFRLERNNLLDNTIIIVTSDNGMPFPRAKANCYDLGTKVPLAISWGKHLAKGKTIDSYINLIDIAPTILEAAKLEVPKEMQGHSFYGLLSNTHYEPQEKVFLERERHAFAREENYAYPIRAVRDNHFLFIHNLRSHRWPAGSPEWNYSDIDNGPSKSVMVSKKDENGVYSRFYALSTEKRPEYELYSLKDDPDQINNLAYDSAYKKIVRTYKEELEKWRLKTADTIIKSEVTKFDLYEYYGKKK from the coding sequence ATGAAAAAAATAATAGGAATATGCTTGTTTTTGAGCTTTATTAAAAGTTATACGCAAGAAGAGATAGTTAATAGGGAAGTAGTAGAAAGACCTAATGTAATATTTGTTTTGGCAGACGATTGGTCCTTTCCACACGCCAGTATATATGGTGACAAAGTGGTAAAAACACCAAATTTTGATCGTATTGCCAAAAATGGATTATTATTTACCAATGCATATAGTGCTGCACCTTCCTGTACGCCAGCAAGAGCTGCCATTTTAACGGGTAGGTACCCACATGCGTTAAATGAAGGGGCTAATTTATGGGGAACCTTACCCAATAGTTTCCCTAATTACACCAGAATTTTAGAAAGCGCAGGTTATATAGTGGCTTTTCAAGAAAAAGGATGGGCCCCGGGAAACTATGAAGTTGGAGGGTACAAGAGAAATCCTTCTGGGACCGAGATAGAAAACTTCGAACACTTTATTGAGAATACACCAAAAGATAAGCCATTTTGTCTTTGGTACGGAACGAGAGATCCTCATCGACCTTATACACAGGGCTTTGGAGTTGAGGCAGGCTTAAGCATGGACAAGGTAGAGCTGCCATCTTTTTGGCCGCAGGACTCCGTAATAAAATCTGATGTATTGGATTATTATTACGAAGTTCAACGATTGGATTACGACCTTGGCCGAATTCTCTTCCGCTTGGAAAGAAATAACTTGTTGGACAATACCATAATCATAGTTACCAGTGATAACGGAATGCCTTTCCCAAGGGCGAAGGCAAATTGTTACGATCTTGGTACAAAAGTTCCCTTGGCGATATCATGGGGAAAACATTTGGCAAAAGGGAAGACAATAGATAGCTACATTAACCTTATTGATATAGCGCCAACTATACTAGAGGCTGCAAAATTGGAAGTTCCTAAAGAGATGCAAGGACATAGTTTTTACGGTTTACTGTCCAATACCCATTACGAGCCGCAGGAAAAAGTGTTTCTAGAGCGCGAGCGCCATGCTTTCGCAAGGGAAGAAAACTATGCGTACCCTATACGCGCAGTTCGTGATAATCACTTCCTCTTCATACATAACCTTAGATCTCATCGATGGCCTGCTGGATCCCCAGAATGGAATTATAGTGATATCGATAACGGCCCTTCCAAAAGTGTTATGGTATCCAAAAAAGATGAAAATGGTGTATACAGTAGGTTCTATGCACTATCTACCGAAAAAAGACCTGAATATGAGCTTTACAGTTTAAAAGATGATCCAGACCAAATTAATAATCTCGCATACGATAGTGCCTATAAAAAAATAGTGCGCACCTATAAAGAAGAACTTGAAAAATGGAGGTTGAAAACCGCAGATACCATTATAAAAAGTGAAGTAACCAAATTCGACTTGTACGAATATTATGGCAAAAAGAAATAA
- a CDS encoding SusC/RagA family TonB-linked outer membrane protein, with protein sequence MTFKIYTKLTVCMLMFFGFSSLSAQEITGNVTDENNTPLPGANVVVKGTTNGTQTDFDGNYTITVPSNDAVLVFSYIGYNSQEISVSGKSSIDVTLQPDIASLDEVVVIGYGTQERSDVSGAVSTVSSEALEGRPVADFQNALQGQVAGLQITNSSGAPGGATSVRIRGTGSITGGSAPLYVVDGNIISAGVGNTQNDPFATINPSDIESINVLKDASAAAIYGARAANGVIIITTKRGKSGKPRINFNTFAGFQDATNTLDLLNAQQYQSVMNTVRDNAGQPRIPNLDGTTLTESTDWQDAVLRSGAVSSYELNASGGSDYTNFYMSLSHYDEKGVVIGTGFKRTSFRINSDTELGRLKIGNSLTVSRSTYDKEFRANGRSILYWALANSPAIPIYNENNVGGYNGPTGDDGDTGVLNPVAAQNLIDNESIVNRILGNVYAEVDLLKDLTYRINFGADISSFRNNLFAPYFVLTPGEAVVGLPNGAQVDNGNGENVSLLLENTLQYKKQLGNHNIDLLAGYTVQDDERVNTSVTTVGQNISDDFPVISGSSESPIPPSGVRIEERTVSYIGRVLYNYDRRYLATFNFRRDGSSIFTGDNLFDNFLSGSVGWVISKEAFMENSVFSNLKLRASYGFLGNDQINANATTSILNTNPRYVFGSPQAVISAVAPDGQLANPGLTWEKQEQLNIGLDFGLFKNRFTMSADYFIKTSNDLLLKFQLPDATGFEEVFINAAEVENKGLELIANFNDTKGDFSYGVSANVTFLDNNVNKLAEGLEAIESESSNEFPARRRIEPGNSLFSFYGYQADGIYQTQEEIDNGPTPYDNSVAPGDLRFRDLSGPDGTPDGRIDENDRTFIGDANLDFQYGFTFNMGYEGFDFSAQFQGVAGNEIFSDTKFYTQGYYRTNNLTTDVLNAWTPTNQNNTTPRAIPSTNSNNDLPSSFFVEDGSYLRLKNLQVGYNLNQNTLNAIGLAKMRVYFAGQNVFTITDYSGFDPEVGLSGFDNVQYPQSRRFTVGLQLGF encoded by the coding sequence ATGACCTTTAAGATTTACACAAAGCTAACTGTATGTATGCTGATGTTTTTTGGTTTTAGTTCGCTAAGCGCCCAAGAGATAACCGGTAACGTTACAGATGAAAACAACACCCCTTTACCGGGAGCCAATGTTGTTGTAAAAGGGACCACCAACGGTACCCAAACAGATTTCGATGGTAATTACACTATTACCGTGCCCTCAAATGATGCTGTATTGGTATTCTCTTATATAGGATACAACAGTCAAGAAATTTCCGTTTCTGGAAAAAGTTCCATAGACGTAACTTTACAGCCAGATATCGCCAGCTTAGACGAGGTGGTGGTTATTGGTTATGGTACCCAGGAACGATCGGATGTTTCTGGTGCAGTTTCCACGGTTAGCTCTGAGGCTCTAGAAGGAAGACCCGTTGCCGATTTTCAAAATGCATTGCAGGGACAAGTGGCAGGTCTTCAAATAACCAATAGCTCTGGAGCTCCAGGGGGCGCTACCTCTGTAAGAATTAGAGGTACGGGAAGTATTACGGGAGGAAGTGCTCCGCTTTACGTAGTGGACGGTAACATTATTAGTGCAGGTGTTGGTAACACTCAAAACGACCCATTTGCTACTATAAACCCATCTGATATTGAGTCTATTAACGTTCTAAAAGATGCTTCGGCAGCAGCCATTTATGGTGCAAGAGCAGCGAATGGAGTTATTATTATCACTACGAAGAGAGGTAAATCTGGAAAACCCCGTATAAATTTTAATACGTTTGCTGGTTTCCAAGATGCTACCAATACTTTAGATTTATTAAATGCCCAACAATATCAATCGGTAATGAACACCGTTAGGGACAACGCTGGGCAGCCCCGTATCCCTAACCTCGATGGTACCACTCTGACTGAATCTACAGACTGGCAAGATGCCGTTTTAAGGTCTGGTGCGGTAAGCAGCTACGAGTTAAACGCAAGTGGAGGTAGCGATTATACAAACTTCTATATGTCTTTAAGCCACTACGATGAAAAAGGGGTGGTTATAGGAACCGGATTTAAAAGAACATCTTTTAGAATAAACTCTGACACTGAATTGGGTCGTTTAAAAATTGGAAATTCTTTAACTGTTTCCCGTTCTACATACGATAAAGAATTTAGAGCCAATGGAAGAAGTATCCTATATTGGGCACTGGCAAATTCTCCTGCAATTCCTATTTACAACGAAAATAATGTAGGTGGCTACAACGGGCCTACTGGGGACGATGGCGATACAGGGGTTTTAAACCCAGTAGCCGCACAAAACCTTATTGATAACGAAAGTATCGTTAATCGAATTTTAGGAAACGTATATGCAGAAGTAGATTTATTAAAAGACCTGACCTATAGAATTAATTTTGGTGCTGATATCTCTTCTTTCAGAAACAACCTTTTTGCCCCCTATTTTGTATTAACGCCTGGTGAAGCCGTAGTGGGATTACCAAACGGAGCACAAGTGGACAATGGGAATGGAGAAAACGTCTCTCTACTTTTAGAAAACACTTTGCAATACAAAAAGCAACTTGGAAACCATAATATTGACCTACTAGCTGGTTACACGGTGCAAGATGACGAGCGCGTAAATACAAGTGTAACTACGGTTGGTCAAAATATTAGTGACGATTTTCCAGTTATAAGTGGTTCTAGTGAATCTCCAATCCCTCCTTCAGGTGTTCGAATAGAAGAAAGAACTGTTTCTTATATAGGAAGGGTTTTATACAACTACGATAGAAGATATTTGGCAACCTTTAACTTTAGAAGAGATGGATCTTCAATTTTTACAGGTGATAATTTGTTTGATAATTTCCTTTCCGGTTCTGTAGGTTGGGTTATTAGCAAAGAAGCTTTTATGGAAAATAGCGTTTTTAGTAACTTAAAACTTAGAGCGAGTTACGGTTTCTTAGGGAACGACCAAATTAATGCGAACGCTACCACCTCCATTTTAAACACAAACCCTCGATATGTTTTTGGTTCCCCTCAAGCCGTTATTTCTGCGGTAGCACCCGATGGGCAACTTGCCAACCCTGGTCTAACATGGGAAAAACAAGAACAGCTTAACATTGGACTTGATTTTGGACTGTTTAAAAACAGGTTTACCATGAGTGCAGATTATTTTATTAAAACCTCTAACGATCTGCTTCTAAAATTTCAATTACCGGATGCCACTGGTTTCGAAGAAGTTTTTATTAACGCTGCTGAAGTCGAAAATAAAGGATTGGAATTAATCGCTAATTTCAATGACACCAAAGGGGATTTTAGCTATGGAGTTAGTGCCAACGTAACATTTTTAGATAACAACGTAAATAAATTAGCAGAAGGACTAGAAGCTATAGAATCAGAATCTTCAAATGAATTTCCTGCAAGAAGAAGAATCGAACCTGGAAATTCTTTATTTTCATTTTACGGTTATCAAGCCGATGGTATCTACCAAACTCAAGAAGAAATTGACAATGGTCCTACTCCTTACGATAATAGTGTTGCACCTGGAGATTTAAGATTTCGGGATTTAAGTGGTCCTGATGGAACTCCAGATGGAAGAATAGATGAAAACGACAGAACTTTTATTGGGGATGCAAATTTAGATTTTCAATATGGTTTCACCTTTAATATGGGGTATGAAGGATTTGATTTCTCTGCACAATTTCAAGGGGTGGCAGGAAATGAAATATTTAGTGATACCAAATTCTATACACAAGGTTATTACAGAACAAATAACTTAACTACAGATGTACTGAATGCTTGGACACCTACCAACCAAAATAATACCACTCCAAGGGCTATCCCAAGCACAAACAGCAATAACGATCTACCATCATCTTTCTTTGTAGAAGACGGTTCTTACCTGAGATTGAAAAATCTTCAGGTGGGTTACAATTTAAACCAAAATACCCTAAATGCCATCGGTTTGGCTAAAATGAGAGTGTATTTCGCCGGTCAAAATGTATTCACCATTACAGATTACTCAGGATTCGACCCAGAGGTAGGCTTATCTGGTTTTGACAACGTACAGTACCCACAATCAAGAAGATTTACTGTTGGATTACAATTAGGATTTTAA
- a CDS encoding RagB/SusD family nutrient uptake outer membrane protein, protein MNFKYIKSSAKILAFSMLTMAVSCGEEYLEDADVYQNLDTNTFYQSQNDAVLAVNATYTPLQYQGLYRRYRYLLDYMSGDLDITSGGFQLTEYPGFNFNPSSNHLIPAAWEASYVGISRANTVLEKVPPIQFEDPDLKPRLLGEAKFLRALYYFNLVRLYGGVPIYDRVFSGDLNDPLFQPERNTEEEVYAFIEQDLKEAVDMLPNSYGAGEKGRATAGAAQAMLGKVYLYQQKYAESRAALEKVINGTYGNYSLVDFITNFDANNENNNESVFEIQFETGVGAGFSDGDTDRTAESFWIATALNPGRQRAFANGVPSVEVNEFFDQFPEEDGVRRFFTIARPGDTWGSWDPIAEDPVAAGQWRDRTGERPGVPFSGVRKYTEGPFPVGFVQSPRNFRLMRYAEVLLMFAEAENEVNGPTAAAYAAVNEVRERAQVSDLPAGLSKDQFFVKIVEERRLEFTFEFQRFFDLVRWSKRSNVPAIASPEQMPGFVSGKNEVLPIPTGEIISNPNLTQNPGY, encoded by the coding sequence ATGAATTTTAAATATATAAAATCAAGTGCCAAAATTTTAGCATTCTCAATGCTAACAATGGCGGTAAGTTGTGGCGAGGAATACCTTGAAGATGCCGATGTATACCAAAATCTAGACACAAATACTTTCTATCAATCACAAAACGATGCGGTGTTGGCCGTAAATGCCACATATACTCCATTGCAGTACCAAGGGCTTTACAGACGTTACCGTTATTTATTGGATTATATGAGCGGGGATTTGGACATTACCAGTGGAGGTTTTCAATTGACCGAATATCCTGGTTTTAATTTCAACCCCTCCTCTAACCATTTAATACCTGCGGCATGGGAAGCTTCCTATGTAGGAATTTCTAGAGCAAACACTGTTTTAGAAAAAGTGCCACCCATTCAGTTTGAAGACCCAGATTTAAAACCACGTTTATTGGGTGAAGCTAAATTTTTAAGAGCACTCTACTATTTCAATTTGGTAAGATTATATGGGGGTGTGCCTATTTACGATCGTGTATTTTCAGGAGACCTGAACGATCCACTCTTTCAACCCGAAAGAAATACTGAAGAAGAAGTTTATGCTTTTATAGAACAAGATTTAAAAGAGGCTGTAGATATGTTGCCAAACAGCTATGGAGCTGGTGAAAAAGGTAGAGCAACCGCAGGTGCGGCTCAAGCAATGTTGGGAAAGGTATATCTATATCAACAAAAATATGCCGAATCTAGAGCTGCTTTGGAAAAAGTAATTAATGGAACTTACGGAAATTACAGCTTGGTAGATTTTATAACCAATTTTGATGCTAACAACGAAAACAATAACGAATCTGTTTTCGAAATTCAATTTGAAACTGGTGTGGGTGCTGGGTTCTCAGATGGCGATACCGATAGAACAGCAGAATCTTTTTGGATAGCAACAGCACTTAACCCAGGAAGGCAAAGAGCTTTTGCCAATGGGGTGCCATCTGTAGAAGTAAACGAGTTTTTCGATCAATTCCCAGAAGAAGATGGGGTAAGACGTTTCTTTACCATAGCCAGACCTGGCGATACTTGGGGAAGTTGGGACCCTATTGCCGAAGATCCCGTAGCTGCTGGGCAGTGGAGAGATCGTACGGGAGAACGCCCTGGAGTACCCTTCAGCGGAGTAAGAAAATACACCGAAGGTCCTTTTCCTGTAGGGTTTGTACAATCTCCCCGTAACTTTAGACTCATGCGTTATGCAGAAGTCTTACTTATGTTCGCAGAAGCTGAAAATGAAGTAAACGGTCCTACCGCGGCTGCTTATGCCGCTGTTAACGAAGTAAGGGAAAGAGCACAGGTAAGCGATTTACCCGCAGGACTTTCTAAAGATCAATTTTTCGTAAAAATAGTAGAAGAAAGAAGATTGGAATTTACTTTTGAGTTTCAACGTTTCTTCGACCTGGTTAGATGGTCCAAAAGATCGAATGTTCCAGCGATTGCATCCCCAGAACAAATGCCTGGTTT